A region from the Phaenicophaeus curvirostris isolate KB17595 chromosome 3, BPBGC_Pcur_1.0, whole genome shotgun sequence genome encodes:
- the MRS2 gene encoding magnesium transporter MRS2 homolog, mitochondrial isoform X1, whose amino-acid sequence MLRAVLLTRALRGGGHIAGNGPRAALRPPGRSALPWAGKCYQHATVEASQATLASVSPVFAVMKFDKEGNTTYFEKKKTELYQELCLQARDLRFQHLMSIGTRNNRIIMRVEFLKAVITPEFLLILDYRNLNLEQWLINELASQLAGEGQLVTYSLPFEFRAIEAILQYRISKLQGRLNTLQPQILETLEALVDPKLLSVDRSKLHVLLQNGKSLSELETDLKVFKETILEILDEEELIEELCLSKWTDPRVFEESTSGIDHAEEMELLLENYYRQAEDLANEAHELRVLIDDSESIIFINLDSHRNVMMRLNLQLTMGTFSLSLFGLIGVAFGMNLESSLEEDPRIFWLVTGIMFLGSGLIWRRLLSFLGRHLEPPLPPHVPALLKKSQPASGRVEIKNNLKAETFGLSRSTLTSQ is encoded by the exons ATGCTGCGAGCGGTGCTGCTGACCCGCGCCCTGCGTGGCGGCGGGCACATCGCCGGAAACGGACCGCGAGCAGCGCTGCGGCCGCCGGGACGGAGCGCGCTGCCGTGGGCGG GTAAATGTTACCAGCATGCCACAGTGGAGGCCTCCCAAGCCACCTTGGCTAGCGTGTCTCCAGTTTTTGCTGTG ATGAAGTTTGACAAAGAGGGAAACACCACCTATTTTG aaaagaagaaaacagaattatacCAGGAATTGTGTCTTCAGGCTCGAGATCTAAGATTTCAACACCTAATGAGCATTGGAACTAGGAACAACAGGATCATCATGAGAGTGGAG TTCTTGAAGGCTGTCATTACTCCAGAGTTTCTTCTGATACTGGATTACCGTAATTTAAATCTGGAACAGTGGCTCATCAATGAACTAGCATCTCAGCTGGCTGGGGAAGGTCAACTAGTTACATATTCCCTGCCCTTTGAATTCCGAGCCATAGAAGCAATCCTGCAGTACCGG ATCAGCAAACTTCAGGGGAGACTTAACACTTTGCAGCCTCAGATCCTTGAGACACTGGAAGCTCTAGTGGACCCCAAGCTTTTGTCTGTGGATAGGAGTAAACTACACGTTCTCCTGCAAAATGGCAAGAG cttgtcAGAACTGGAAACGGATCTTaaagttttcaaagaaacaatACTGGAGATCTTAGATGAAGAAGAATTAATAGAAGAGCTTTGTCTATCTAAATGGACTGATCCACGGGTGTT TGAGGAGAGTACATCTGGGATTGACCATGCAGAGGaaatggagctgctgctggagaactACTACAGACAAGCAGAAGATCTTGCAAATGAAGCTCATGAACTCAGAGTACTAATTGATGACTCGGAAAGCATAATCTTTATCAATCTGGACAG CCACCGTAATGTGATGATGAGACTGAACTTGCAGCTGACAATGGGgactttctctctctctctttttggaCTCATAGGAGTTGCATTTGGTATGAACTTGGAGTCATCTCTTGAAGAG GATCCCAGGATATTTTGGCTGGTGACTGGTATTATGTTTCTGGGAAGCGGTCTGATATGGCGCcgcttgctttcctttcttggACGGCACCTAGAACCTCCACTACCTCCTCAT GTTCCTGCACTTTTGAAAAAATCCCAACCAGCATCTGGAAGAGTGGAGATAAAGAACAACCTTAAAGCAGAAACATTTGGGCTGAGCAGAAGCACATTAACAAGCCAGTAG
- the MRS2 gene encoding magnesium transporter MRS2 homolog, mitochondrial isoform X2, with amino-acid sequence MKFDKEGNTTYFEKKKTELYQELCLQARDLRFQHLMSIGTRNNRIIMRVEFLKAVITPEFLLILDYRNLNLEQWLINELASQLAGEGQLVTYSLPFEFRAIEAILQYRISKLQGRLNTLQPQILETLEALVDPKLLSVDRSKLHVLLQNGKSLSELETDLKVFKETILEILDEEELIEELCLSKWTDPRVFEESTSGIDHAEEMELLLENYYRQAEDLANEAHELRVLIDDSESIIFINLDSHRNVMMRLNLQLTMGTFSLSLFGLIGVAFGMNLESSLEEDPRIFWLVTGIMFLGSGLIWRRLLSFLGRHLEPPLPPHVPALLKKSQPASGRVEIKNNLKAETFGLSRSTLTSQ; translated from the exons ATGAAGTTTGACAAAGAGGGAAACACCACCTATTTTG aaaagaagaaaacagaattatacCAGGAATTGTGTCTTCAGGCTCGAGATCTAAGATTTCAACACCTAATGAGCATTGGAACTAGGAACAACAGGATCATCATGAGAGTGGAG TTCTTGAAGGCTGTCATTACTCCAGAGTTTCTTCTGATACTGGATTACCGTAATTTAAATCTGGAACAGTGGCTCATCAATGAACTAGCATCTCAGCTGGCTGGGGAAGGTCAACTAGTTACATATTCCCTGCCCTTTGAATTCCGAGCCATAGAAGCAATCCTGCAGTACCGG ATCAGCAAACTTCAGGGGAGACTTAACACTTTGCAGCCTCAGATCCTTGAGACACTGGAAGCTCTAGTGGACCCCAAGCTTTTGTCTGTGGATAGGAGTAAACTACACGTTCTCCTGCAAAATGGCAAGAG cttgtcAGAACTGGAAACGGATCTTaaagttttcaaagaaacaatACTGGAGATCTTAGATGAAGAAGAATTAATAGAAGAGCTTTGTCTATCTAAATGGACTGATCCACGGGTGTT TGAGGAGAGTACATCTGGGATTGACCATGCAGAGGaaatggagctgctgctggagaactACTACAGACAAGCAGAAGATCTTGCAAATGAAGCTCATGAACTCAGAGTACTAATTGATGACTCGGAAAGCATAATCTTTATCAATCTGGACAG CCACCGTAATGTGATGATGAGACTGAACTTGCAGCTGACAATGGGgactttctctctctctctttttggaCTCATAGGAGTTGCATTTGGTATGAACTTGGAGTCATCTCTTGAAGAG GATCCCAGGATATTTTGGCTGGTGACTGGTATTATGTTTCTGGGAAGCGGTCTGATATGGCGCcgcttgctttcctttcttggACGGCACCTAGAACCTCCACTACCTCCTCAT GTTCCTGCACTTTTGAAAAAATCCCAACCAGCATCTGGAAGAGTGGAGATAAAGAACAACCTTAAAGCAGAAACATTTGGGCTGAGCAGAAGCACATTAACAAGCCAGTAG
- the GPLD1 gene encoding phosphatidylinositol-glycan-specific phospholipase D isoform X2: MAGLKIWSAWLFLLYHFCQRCIPSGISTHVEIAHRALEFFIKHEGNVNYRQLLLSHQDAFQAGSAYPDAFYPSICKSGIFHDVSEDTHWSPFLNASIQYIRRNYPQPWEGATEKLVAFLFGIASHMVADVGWHSLGIDQGFLKAMGEVDFNGSYSEAHSAGDFGGDVLSQFELDFSYLASNWYVPAKDLASIYKEFYGKEIITESTITDCTYLLFLELHGERLAVGKLFPTYASKSPFLVDKFHEYFLGGVDDMAFWTNNIFELTGHMLENGTSGCFLPENPLFINCTRKQKDSYINKQSKHQCHKNTASLLTKTLEKNINYTERGVHFNIQSWATTSLRLINRAFTTSVWRVLAATHQKSSKHISKPAASYFLTSPYARLGWAMISADLNQDGYEDLVVGAPGYSTLGHIQIGRVYVIYGNQSGLPQEDMDLDWKADQILHGHQPSGRFGSALAILDFNEDGVLDLAVGAPSVGSQFLTYKGAVYVYFGTEGRGLLSQPNVTIDCQYSYCNLGWSLLAADVDGDGSADLVVGSPYAPGGGQQRGFVVAFYSDFIRNEQGLLSVKDANWMVEGEENYAWFGFSLDSCQLENITLLLIGSPTWKSCAGSSCNPVSLGARQSVGKVYGYNPPSTKLWFAVTGHKVMGRMGLSIASGVMSVAGITRMVLAVGAPTADSLSRISFMSSALHQAGLVLVYDLTDNTKPSLLSTFSGDRRFSRFGGDVYLSDLDKDGLDELIVTSPLRTNSFTTILFGGAAGCVYIYNGKQASSGNVTGQCKSWISPCPEDWAQYVLTSPEELSLFGSSVVTVKSERKKEVVVAAERSSAKARLGGRLFVYSF, encoded by the exons GAATATTCCATGATGTGTCCGAAGACACTCACTGGTCGCCATTTCTCAATGCAAGTATTCAGTACATCAGAAGGAATTATCCCCAGCCTTGGGAAGGG GCTACAGAGAAGCTGGTGGCTTTCCTGTTTGGAATTGCCTCACATATGGTGGCAGATGTTGGCTGGCATAGCCTGGGCATCGACCAAGGATTTCTAAAGGCCATGGGAGAA gtTGATTTTAATGGTTCATACTCAGAAGCTCACAGTGCTGGTGATTTTG GAGGAGATGTGCTGAGTCAGTTTGAGCTGGACTTCAGTTATCTGGCATCAAATTG GTACGTACCTGCCAAAGACCTAGCGTCTATCTATAAGGAGTTTTATGGAAAAGAGATCATAACTGAAAGTACAATTACTGACTGTACTTACCTGCTATTTCTTGAACT gcatgGAGAAAGGCTTGCTGTTGGCAAg CTTTTTCCAACATATGCTAGTAAATCTCCATTCCTGGTGGACAAGTTCCATGAGTATTTCCTCGGAGGAGTGGATGACATGGCGTTCTGGACAAACAATATTTTTGAGCTGACAGGCCATATGCTAGAGAATGGAACCAG TGGCTGCTTCTTGCCTGAGAACCCTCTGTTTATTAACTGcacaaggaaacagaaagacaGCTACAT aaacaaacaatcaaaacaTCAATGTCACAAGAATACAGCTTCTTTGCTTACAAAAACACttgaaaagaatataaattatACAGAGAGAGGAGTTCACTTCAACATACAGTCTTGGGCAACA acttcCCTCCGCTTGATAAACCGTGCTTTTACAACCAGTGTCTGGAGAGTGTTAGCAGCTACACATCAGAAATCTTCTAAGCACATCTCCAAGCCAGCAGCTTCATATTTTCTGACTTCACCGTATGCTAGACTTGGATG GGCAATGATCTCAGCTGACCTAAACCAGGATGGATATGAAGATCTGGTGGTTGGAGCACCAGGGTACAGCACATTGGGCCATATTCAGATAGGAAGGGTATATGTGATCTATGGCAACCAGTCAGGTTTGCCGCAAGAGGACATGGATCTAGATTGGAAAGCAGACCAAATACTACATGGTCATCAG CCTTCAGGAAGATTTGGTTCTGCCTTGGCCATCCTGGACTTCAATGAGGATGGAGTGCTAGACCTGGCAGTGGGAGCACCTTCTGTAGGATCTCAGTTTCTTACTTACAAA GGTGCTGTGTATGTCTATTTTGGCACTGAGGGAAGAGGCTTGTTGTCTCAACCAAACGTTACCATAGATTGTCAG TATTCCTACTGTAATCTTGGTTGGTCCCTCCTGGCTGCTGATGTTGATGGGGATGGAAGTGCTGATCTGGTTGTGGGCTCTCCATATGCACCTGGTGGTGGGCAGCAGAGAGGATTTGTGGTTGCGTTTTATTCTGATTTCATCAGGAATGAACAAG GACTTCTGTCAGTAAAGGATGCCAACTGGATggtggagggggaagaaaactATGCTTGGTTTGGATTTTCACTTGACAGCTGCCAGCTGGAGAACATAACATTGCTGCTGATTGGTAGCCCTACGTGGAAAAGTTGCGCTGG TTCAAGCTGCAATCCTGTGTCATTGGGTGCCAGACAGAGTGTTGGGAAAGTATATGGTTATAATCCACCAAGTACCAAGCTCTGGTTTGCAGTGACTGGACACAAG GTGATGGGCAGAATGGGTTTGTCTATAGCCAGTGGTGTGATGTCTGTGGCTGGGATCACAAGGATGGTTTTGGCAGTGGGCGCACCTACTGCAG acagCCTATCTCGAATTTCATTTATGTCCTCGGCGCTGCATCAGGCTGGACTGGTTCTAGTGTATGATCTGACAGACAATACGAAGCCTTCGTTGCTCAGCACATTCAGTGGGGACAGGAGGTTTTCTCGCTTTGGAGGAGATGTATACTTAAGTGACCTGGATAAGGATGGATTAG ATGAACTGATTGTGACATCCCCCCTGCGAACTAACAGTTTCACCACAATACTTTTTGGTGGGGCAGCTGGCTGTGTTTACATTTACAATGGAAAGCAGGCATCCTCAGGGAATGTGACAGGCCAGTGCAAATCATGGATATCTCCCTGTCCTGAAGACTGG gCACAGTATGTCCTGACTTCTCCTGAG GAGCTGTCACTTTTTGGGAGTTCTGTTGTCACTGTGAAATCTGAAAGAAAG AAAGAAGTTGTAGTGGCAGCAGAGAGAAGTTCAGCCAAAGCTCGACTTGGTGGAAGGCTCTTTGTCTACTCGTTCTAG
- the GPLD1 gene encoding phosphatidylinositol-glycan-specific phospholipase D isoform X1, whose protein sequence is MAGLKIWSAWLFLLYHFCQRCIPSGISTHVEIAHRALEFFIKHEGNVNYRQLLLSHQDAFQAGSAYPDAFYPSICKSGIFHDVSEDTHWSPFLNASIQYIRRNYPQPWEGATEKLVAFLFGIASHMVADVGWHSLGIDQGFLKAMGEVDFNGSYSEAHSAGDFGGDVLSQFELDFSYLASNWYVPAKDLASIYKEFYGKEIITESTITDCTYLLFLELHGERLAVGKLFPTYASKSPFLVDKFHEYFLGGVDDMAFWTNNIFELTGHMLENGTSGCFLPENPLFINCTRKQKDSYIRNKQSKHQCHKNTASLLTKTLEKNINYTERGVHFNIQSWATTSLRLINRAFTTSVWRVLAATHQKSSKHISKPAASYFLTSPYARLGWAMISADLNQDGYEDLVVGAPGYSTLGHIQIGRVYVIYGNQSGLPQEDMDLDWKADQILHGHQPSGRFGSALAILDFNEDGVLDLAVGAPSVGSQFLTYKGAVYVYFGTEGRGLLSQPNVTIDCQYSYCNLGWSLLAADVDGDGSADLVVGSPYAPGGGQQRGFVVAFYSDFIRNEQGLLSVKDANWMVEGEENYAWFGFSLDSCQLENITLLLIGSPTWKSCAGSSCNPVSLGARQSVGKVYGYNPPSTKLWFAVTGHKVMGRMGLSIASGVMSVAGITRMVLAVGAPTADSLSRISFMSSALHQAGLVLVYDLTDNTKPSLLSTFSGDRRFSRFGGDVYLSDLDKDGLDELIVTSPLRTNSFTTILFGGAAGCVYIYNGKQASSGNVTGQCKSWISPCPEDWAQYVLTSPEELSLFGSSVVTVKSERKKEVVVAAERSSAKARLGGRLFVYSF, encoded by the exons GAATATTCCATGATGTGTCCGAAGACACTCACTGGTCGCCATTTCTCAATGCAAGTATTCAGTACATCAGAAGGAATTATCCCCAGCCTTGGGAAGGG GCTACAGAGAAGCTGGTGGCTTTCCTGTTTGGAATTGCCTCACATATGGTGGCAGATGTTGGCTGGCATAGCCTGGGCATCGACCAAGGATTTCTAAAGGCCATGGGAGAA gtTGATTTTAATGGTTCATACTCAGAAGCTCACAGTGCTGGTGATTTTG GAGGAGATGTGCTGAGTCAGTTTGAGCTGGACTTCAGTTATCTGGCATCAAATTG GTACGTACCTGCCAAAGACCTAGCGTCTATCTATAAGGAGTTTTATGGAAAAGAGATCATAACTGAAAGTACAATTACTGACTGTACTTACCTGCTATTTCTTGAACT gcatgGAGAAAGGCTTGCTGTTGGCAAg CTTTTTCCAACATATGCTAGTAAATCTCCATTCCTGGTGGACAAGTTCCATGAGTATTTCCTCGGAGGAGTGGATGACATGGCGTTCTGGACAAACAATATTTTTGAGCTGACAGGCCATATGCTAGAGAATGGAACCAG TGGCTGCTTCTTGCCTGAGAACCCTCTGTTTATTAACTGcacaaggaaacagaaagacaGCTACAT cagaaacaaacaatcaaaacaTCAATGTCACAAGAATACAGCTTCTTTGCTTACAAAAACACttgaaaagaatataaattatACAGAGAGAGGAGTTCACTTCAACATACAGTCTTGGGCAACA acttcCCTCCGCTTGATAAACCGTGCTTTTACAACCAGTGTCTGGAGAGTGTTAGCAGCTACACATCAGAAATCTTCTAAGCACATCTCCAAGCCAGCAGCTTCATATTTTCTGACTTCACCGTATGCTAGACTTGGATG GGCAATGATCTCAGCTGACCTAAACCAGGATGGATATGAAGATCTGGTGGTTGGAGCACCAGGGTACAGCACATTGGGCCATATTCAGATAGGAAGGGTATATGTGATCTATGGCAACCAGTCAGGTTTGCCGCAAGAGGACATGGATCTAGATTGGAAAGCAGACCAAATACTACATGGTCATCAG CCTTCAGGAAGATTTGGTTCTGCCTTGGCCATCCTGGACTTCAATGAGGATGGAGTGCTAGACCTGGCAGTGGGAGCACCTTCTGTAGGATCTCAGTTTCTTACTTACAAA GGTGCTGTGTATGTCTATTTTGGCACTGAGGGAAGAGGCTTGTTGTCTCAACCAAACGTTACCATAGATTGTCAG TATTCCTACTGTAATCTTGGTTGGTCCCTCCTGGCTGCTGATGTTGATGGGGATGGAAGTGCTGATCTGGTTGTGGGCTCTCCATATGCACCTGGTGGTGGGCAGCAGAGAGGATTTGTGGTTGCGTTTTATTCTGATTTCATCAGGAATGAACAAG GACTTCTGTCAGTAAAGGATGCCAACTGGATggtggagggggaagaaaactATGCTTGGTTTGGATTTTCACTTGACAGCTGCCAGCTGGAGAACATAACATTGCTGCTGATTGGTAGCCCTACGTGGAAAAGTTGCGCTGG TTCAAGCTGCAATCCTGTGTCATTGGGTGCCAGACAGAGTGTTGGGAAAGTATATGGTTATAATCCACCAAGTACCAAGCTCTGGTTTGCAGTGACTGGACACAAG GTGATGGGCAGAATGGGTTTGTCTATAGCCAGTGGTGTGATGTCTGTGGCTGGGATCACAAGGATGGTTTTGGCAGTGGGCGCACCTACTGCAG acagCCTATCTCGAATTTCATTTATGTCCTCGGCGCTGCATCAGGCTGGACTGGTTCTAGTGTATGATCTGACAGACAATACGAAGCCTTCGTTGCTCAGCACATTCAGTGGGGACAGGAGGTTTTCTCGCTTTGGAGGAGATGTATACTTAAGTGACCTGGATAAGGATGGATTAG ATGAACTGATTGTGACATCCCCCCTGCGAACTAACAGTTTCACCACAATACTTTTTGGTGGGGCAGCTGGCTGTGTTTACATTTACAATGGAAAGCAGGCATCCTCAGGGAATGTGACAGGCCAGTGCAAATCATGGATATCTCCCTGTCCTGAAGACTGG gCACAGTATGTCCTGACTTCTCCTGAG GAGCTGTCACTTTTTGGGAGTTCTGTTGTCACTGTGAAATCTGAAAGAAAG AAAGAAGTTGTAGTGGCAGCAGAGAGAAGTTCAGCCAAAGCTCGACTTGGTGGAAGGCTCTTTGTCTACTCGTTCTAG